A region from the Vicia villosa cultivar HV-30 ecotype Madison, WI linkage group LG3, Vvil1.0, whole genome shotgun sequence genome encodes:
- the LOC131659386 gene encoding F-box/kelch-repeat protein At3g23880-like, translating into MATNITQHEFSSKDVFRHKIHDIVGSCDGILCLANYYKPLIVLCNPSIRKFKELSPFDNPRVDSQLNMTCGFGYDHVSHNYKVVVVYNFTVKGQLKGRNSDPPFIVSFDLDKESYQKVFLPDLGEIDVFDLTLGVLRDCLCLIHDDDVWFMREYGIKESWIKLFDLSYLQDSTKPSTLTKVLYLFEDDNVLLEFIYFEKKKLILYNSKNGSFKKGSFKNAAMFQNTLEVCVESLISPCF; encoded by the coding sequence ATGGCCACTAACATCACTCAACACGAGTTTTCATCCAAAGATGTTTTTAGACACAAAATACATGACATTGTTGGCTCTTGTGACGGAATCCTTTGTCTTGCCAACTATTATAAACCTTTAATTGTATTGTGTAATCCTTCCATTAGAAAATTCAAGGAATTGTCCCCTTTTGATAACCCACGAGTGGATAGCCAGCTTAATATGACATGTGGATTCGGCTATGATCATGTTTCTCATAATTACAAAGTGGTTGTTGTTTACAATTTCACTGTCAAAGGTCAGCTTAAAGGGCGTAATAGTGATCCACCCtttattgtttcatttgatttGGATAAGGAGTCTTATCAAAAGGTTTTTCTTCCGGATCTTGGAGAGATAGATGTGTTTGACTTGACATTGGGTGTGTTGAGGGATTGCTTGTGCTTAATTCATGATGACGATGTTTGGTTCATGAGGGAATATGGAATTAAAGAGTCTTGGATTAAATTGTTCGACCTTTCTTACTTGCAAGATTCAACCAAGCCTTCTACTTTGACAAAggtattatatttatttgaagacGATAATGTGCTGCtggagtttatttattttgagaaaaagaAGTTGATCCTGTACAATTCCAAGAATGGTAGTTTTAAGAAAGGTTCTTTTAAAAATGCTGCTATGTTTCAAAACACTTTAGAAGTTTGTGTTGAGAGTTTGATATCACCTTGTTTTTAA